A section of the Candidatus Moraniibacteriota bacterium genome encodes:
- a CDS encoding methyltransferase domain-containing protein encodes MAQLVETLAGTISKKSRARKWAQFLALMTPGPADRIVDVGVNTIEYSESDNYLERRYAYPANITAIGVETDFTTFKERYPAVTVITSDGTRLPFSDDAFDIGYSNAVIEHVGDRAKQLAFLRELYRVGKRGYLTTPNRLFPVEVHTRIPLLHILLPKSAFDRVATALGKGWATGDYMQLLSRHELSTLATEAGLQHFEIIPNRFLGFTMTFTLIWNKHA; translated from the coding sequence ATGGCTCAATTGGTCGAAACCCTCGCTGGCACCATTTCGAAAAAAAGCCGCGCCCGGAAATGGGCGCAGTTTCTCGCACTCATGACTCCCGGACCCGCTGATCGCATCGTCGATGTCGGCGTGAACACGATCGAGTATTCGGAGTCCGACAATTATCTCGAGCGCCGCTACGCATATCCTGCGAATATCACTGCTATTGGGGTCGAGACCGACTTCACAACGTTCAAAGAGCGCTACCCCGCTGTCACAGTCATCACGAGTGACGGCACCCGACTTCCCTTTTCAGATGATGCGTTTGACATCGGCTATTCCAATGCCGTCATTGAGCATGTCGGCGACCGCGCCAAGCAACTCGCCTTCCTCCGTGAACTCTATCGCGTGGGGAAGCGGGGCTACCTCACCACCCCCAATCGACTCTTCCCCGTCGAAGTCCACACCCGCATCCCGCTCCTCCATATCCTCCTCCCAAAGTCGGCATTTGACCGCGTCGCGACTGCACTCGGCAAAGGCTGGGCCACCGGCGACTACATGCAGCTCCTCTCCCGTCACGAATTGTCCACCCTCGCCACCGAAGCTGGACTGCAGCATTTTGAAATTATCCCGAACCGCTTTCTCGGTTTCACTATGACCTTCACCCTCATATGGAACAAACACGCTTGA